Proteins encoded together in one Vicinamibacteria bacterium window:
- a CDS encoding HAMP domain-containing sensor histidine kinase, which yields MKRRLYLQVYLAFLGILFLFGALVTIAWYFQAPGGRELLMFDSISAMAGEVLPRADEPVTELQSTLERLSKRFDADLAVHDADGRLLASVGEALPAPSPQRERSGWIRSRRSRGAAAFRLPDGRWLVARHVHPPAVHVLWLLVLLAGAIALGSYPLARRITRRLERLQSRVDELGAGDLSARVKIEGNDEVAALARSFNQAASQIERLVNAQRHMLASASHELRSPLARMRVAIELLGGGEERPDVRARISKDIQELDDLIEELLLASRLDALEKLERNEDVDLLAILAEEGARSAATVTGEPVSIQGDPRMLRRLIRNLLDNARRYAAGSPIEASVVPRGSGALLLIADRGDGVPAEERENIFKPFYRPQGMREGEDRGVGLGLALVRQIARRHEGDARCLPRGGGGTCFEVTLRTV from the coding sequence ATGAAGCGCCGGTTGTATCTGCAAGTCTATCTCGCGTTCCTGGGAATCCTGTTCCTGTTCGGAGCTCTCGTCACCATTGCCTGGTACTTCCAGGCTCCCGGCGGACGCGAGCTCCTGATGTTCGACAGCATCTCGGCAATGGCGGGAGAGGTGCTGCCGCGAGCCGACGAGCCCGTCACCGAGCTCCAGTCGACGCTCGAGCGGCTCAGCAAACGCTTCGACGCCGACCTCGCGGTCCACGACGCCGACGGGCGGCTTCTCGCATCCGTCGGGGAGGCTTTGCCGGCACCCTCGCCGCAACGGGAGCGCAGCGGTTGGATTCGTAGCCGTCGCTCGAGAGGCGCTGCCGCCTTCCGTCTTCCCGACGGACGCTGGCTGGTCGCCCGCCACGTTCATCCGCCGGCGGTGCACGTACTCTGGCTGCTCGTACTGTTGGCGGGAGCGATTGCCCTGGGCTCCTACCCCCTGGCGCGTCGCATCACGCGCCGGCTGGAAAGACTTCAGAGCCGCGTGGACGAGCTCGGCGCCGGAGATCTCTCGGCCCGCGTGAAAATCGAAGGAAACGACGAGGTGGCCGCTCTCGCCCGCAGTTTCAACCAGGCGGCGAGTCAGATCGAGCGCCTGGTGAACGCCCAGCGGCACATGCTCGCGAGCGCATCTCATGAGCTTCGGTCCCCCCTCGCACGGATGCGGGTGGCCATCGAGCTTCTGGGTGGTGGTGAGGAGCGACCGGACGTCCGCGCCCGGATCTCCAAGGACATCCAAGAGCTGGACGACTTGATCGAAGAGCTCTTGCTCGCGAGCCGACTCGACGCGCTCGAAAAACTCGAGAGGAACGAGGACGTGGATCTCCTGGCGATTCTCGCGGAGGAGGGAGCTCGCAGCGCGGCCACGGTCACCGGAGAGCCAGTCTCGATCCAGGGAGATCCCCGGATGCTCAGGCGGCTCATTCGGAACCTCCTCGACAACGCGCGCCGCTACGCCGCCGGCTCACCCATCGAGGCATCCGTGGTTCCCCGCGGCTCGGGTGCGCTCCTGCTCATCGCCGATCGCGGCGACGGCGTACCGGCAGAGGAACGGGAGAATATATTCAAACCTTTCTATCGCCCTCAGGGAATGCGCGAAGGTGAGGATCGCGGAGTGGGACTCGGACTGGCTCTGGTCCGCCAGATCGCACGACGACACGAGGGGGATGCGCGCTGTCTTCCCCGAGGGGGAGGCGGTACCTGCTTCGAGGTGACTCTGCGAACCGTCTAA
- a CDS encoding response regulator transcription factor, translating to MPERILMIEDDRSLSEMVAEYLGKRGIEVIAKPDAKTGLPLVKSGDFDALVLDVMLPDLDGFEICRRVRAGSDIPILMLTARGEDTDRIVGLELGADDYLPKPFNPRELLARLRAILRRSGASPRRSARPLRFGRLEIDRASRTVRVEGEEKTLTSHQFDLLCALAENAGRVLSRESLMQHLRGHGHSAFDRSIDVHISRIRAAIEEDPKRPRRVITVRGAGYVFAQKQDEGSEA from the coding sequence GTGCCAGAACGCATCTTGATGATCGAGGATGATCGGAGCTTGTCCGAGATGGTCGCCGAGTATCTCGGCAAACGGGGCATCGAGGTCATCGCGAAGCCCGATGCGAAGACGGGGCTTCCGCTCGTGAAGAGTGGTGACTTCGATGCCCTGGTTCTCGACGTCATGCTCCCCGACCTCGACGGATTCGAAATCTGCCGCCGCGTGCGAGCGGGATCGGACATCCCCATCCTGATGCTCACCGCGAGGGGCGAAGATACGGATCGCATCGTCGGCCTCGAGCTCGGGGCCGACGATTACCTCCCCAAGCCCTTCAATCCCAGAGAGCTCCTCGCTCGCCTGCGCGCCATACTCCGCCGCAGCGGCGCGTCTCCCCGAAGGTCCGCTCGACCCCTTCGCTTCGGACGATTGGAGATCGATCGTGCATCGCGCACCGTCCGCGTCGAAGGCGAGGAGAAGACCTTGACGAGTCACCAGTTCGATCTGCTATGCGCCCTCGCCGAGAATGCGGGGCGGGTGCTTTCGCGAGAATCCCTGATGCAGCACCTTCGCGGCCATGGCCATTCGGCCTTCGATCGAAGCATCGACGTTCACATCTCTCGTATCCGTGCAGCCATCGAAGAGGATCCCAAACGGCCGAGGCGCGTGATCACCGTGCGCGGCGCCGGCTATGTCTTCGCCCAAAAGCAGGACGAGGGATCGGAAGCCTGA
- the purL gene encoding phosphoribosylformylglycinamidine synthase subunit PurL: MNDEQLKAHDLTRSEYDAIVQGLGREPNAIEIGLFSVMWSEHCSYKSSRIHLKNLPTEGPRVVQGPGENAGVVDIGEGLACVFKIESHNHPSFIEPFQGAATGVGGIIRDVFTMGARPIALMNSLRFGPLSVRNNRSLLSGVVAGIASYGNSMGIPTVGGEVVFEDCYSANPLVNAFCLGIAPKERIFLARASGEGNPVFYVGAKTGKDGIHGATMASAEFSEGSEEKRPTVQVGDPFLEKLLLEACLELMQTDALVAIQDMGAAGLTCSSAEMGARGGTGIEIDLDKVPRREAGMSAYETLLSESQERMLLVARAGREPDVKRIFDKWDLDASAIGRVTSDGLFRVFSGKLEVASVPCRLLAEDAPMYRRPAVEPPPSREMADIDEPGNLEETLLQLLGSHTVASKHWIFEQYDHMVRSNTIGLPGGDAGVVRIKGTELALAVCLDGHGRYTQLDPYLGGAISVAEACRNLAAVGATPIGATNCLNFGNPEKPEIMGQFVRAIEGIGEACNRFGVPITGGNVSFYNETEGAAIYPTPVIGVVGLLENASKRVSHHFKRKDDLIFLLGDSREELGGSEYLKVVHRRIEGKPPRLDWDAERAVHDLAREAARQGLVQSAHDVSDGGLLVALVECLFGPLGESVGASVALETPGRADTVLFSETQGRILVSVSPGASSKLETLAETHGVPLSRLGVTGGDQLVVRVNGDEAVSLGVARLRELWWNSIEKALRA, translated from the coding sequence ATGAACGACGAGCAGCTGAAAGCCCACGACCTGACGCGGTCGGAGTACGACGCCATCGTGCAAGGGCTCGGCCGCGAGCCGAACGCCATCGAGATCGGCCTTTTCTCCGTCATGTGGTCGGAGCACTGCAGCTACAAGAGCTCCCGCATTCATTTGAAGAATTTGCCCACCGAAGGGCCTCGCGTCGTTCAGGGTCCGGGCGAGAACGCGGGCGTGGTCGATATCGGCGAAGGACTCGCATGTGTTTTCAAGATCGAATCGCATAACCATCCCTCGTTCATCGAGCCCTTTCAGGGTGCCGCCACCGGAGTGGGCGGCATCATCCGTGACGTCTTCACCATGGGCGCTCGGCCAATCGCCTTGATGAACTCTCTCCGATTCGGTCCGCTGAGCGTTCGGAACAACCGGTCGTTGCTCTCGGGCGTCGTCGCCGGGATCGCGAGCTACGGAAACAGCATGGGCATTCCCACGGTCGGGGGCGAAGTCGTGTTCGAGGACTGCTACAGCGCGAATCCGCTCGTGAACGCCTTCTGTCTCGGGATCGCCCCCAAGGAGCGGATCTTTCTCGCCCGGGCCTCCGGGGAGGGCAACCCCGTTTTCTACGTGGGAGCGAAGACGGGAAAAGACGGAATCCACGGCGCCACGATGGCGTCGGCGGAGTTCAGCGAAGGGTCGGAAGAGAAGCGGCCGACGGTTCAGGTGGGCGATCCGTTCCTGGAGAAACTCCTTCTCGAAGCCTGCCTCGAGCTGATGCAGACCGACGCGCTCGTGGCTATCCAGGATATGGGGGCAGCGGGACTCACCTGCTCGAGCGCCGAGATGGGTGCGAGAGGGGGTACCGGGATCGAGATCGACCTCGACAAGGTGCCCCGGCGTGAGGCCGGCATGAGCGCCTACGAGACCCTGCTGTCGGAATCCCAAGAGAGGATGCTCCTCGTGGCCCGAGCCGGTCGCGAACCGGACGTGAAGCGGATTTTCGACAAATGGGATCTCGATGCTTCCGCCATCGGTCGGGTGACCAGCGACGGACTGTTCCGCGTTTTCTCGGGAAAGCTCGAGGTCGCGAGCGTGCCATGCCGCCTGCTCGCCGAGGATGCACCCATGTACCGCCGGCCCGCAGTCGAGCCACCCCCTTCGCGCGAGATGGCCGACATCGACGAGCCCGGGAATCTCGAAGAGACGCTCTTACAGCTTCTCGGTAGCCATACGGTGGCGAGCAAGCATTGGATATTCGAGCAGTACGATCACATGGTGCGCAGCAACACGATCGGACTTCCCGGGGGTGACGCGGGCGTCGTCCGAATCAAGGGCACCGAGCTTGCTCTGGCGGTATGTCTCGACGGCCATGGGCGCTACACCCAGCTCGACCCCTACCTCGGCGGGGCCATCTCGGTCGCCGAAGCCTGCCGAAATCTCGCGGCGGTGGGCGCCACGCCGATCGGAGCGACCAACTGCCTCAATTTCGGCAACCCCGAAAAGCCCGAGATCATGGGACAGTTCGTTCGGGCCATCGAGGGAATCGGCGAGGCCTGCAATCGGTTCGGCGTGCCCATCACCGGGGGAAACGTGAGTTTCTACAACGAGACCGAGGGCGCCGCCATCTACCCCACTCCGGTCATCGGGGTCGTGGGGCTCCTCGAGAATGCCTCGAAGCGAGTCAGCCACCACTTCAAACGGAAAGATGATCTCATCTTCCTCCTCGGTGATAGCCGTGAGGAGCTCGGGGGCTCGGAGTACCTGAAAGTCGTACATCGTCGCATCGAGGGAAAGCCTCCTCGACTCGACTGGGACGCCGAACGAGCGGTCCACGATCTCGCTCGAGAAGCCGCTCGGCAGGGGTTGGTGCAATCGGCTCACGACGTGAGCGACGGGGGGCTCTTGGTCGCCCTCGTGGAGTGTCTGTTCGGGCCACTCGGTGAGTCCGTGGGTGCCTCGGTCGCCCTCGAGACCCCGGGGCGGGCCGACACCGTCCTGTTCTCCGAGACTCAGGGACGGATTCTGGTCAGCGTCTCTCCCGGCGCCAGCTCGAAGCTCGAAACACTGGCGGAGACGCATGGCGTGCCGCTGTCGCGTCTGGGTGTCACCGGCGGCGATCAATTGGTGGTGCGGGTCAACGGTGACGAGGCGGTCTCTCTGGGCGTGGCGAGGCTCCGTGAGCTATGGTGGAACTCAATCGAAAAGGCATTGAGAGCATGA
- the purF gene encoding amidophosphoribosyltransferase, with amino-acid sequence MSGFRDECGVFGIFGHPDAARLTYLGLYALQHRGQEAAGIVTSGEKGFASRKRQGYVAEVFDAEALESLGGTNAIGHTRYSTSGESNNANTQPIHIECKFGEIAVCHNGNLVNAHVLRHGLVERGSIFRTTSDTEVILHLYAKSLQREPTDAIVDALRGVEGAFSLLFLTNDAIYGARDPRGFRPLVLGKLDSSYVLCSETCALDLIDATLVREIEPGELVRISPDGVRSYRPFPPAPASQCIFEHVYFARPDSHVFGRDVHRTRIAMGRTLAREAPADADVVVPVPDSGVVAAIGYSQESGLPMELGLIRNHYVGRTFIEPRQSIRNFGVKVKLNPVRSVIENRRIVLIDDSIVRGTTSRKIVGLVRQAGAKEVHFRVSSPPTTGPCHYGIDTPKHDELIASTHTVEEIAHFIGADSLGYLSHEGLLSAVETDRDRYCSACFSGNYPLALPEEGKDQLKLFEKVRD; translated from the coding sequence ATGAGCGGTTTTCGAGACGAGTGCGGCGTTTTCGGCATCTTCGGACATCCCGATGCCGCGCGCCTGACGTACTTGGGGCTCTACGCCCTGCAGCACCGAGGTCAGGAGGCGGCCGGCATCGTCACCTCCGGAGAAAAGGGTTTCGCGAGCCGAAAGCGCCAGGGCTACGTCGCCGAGGTTTTCGATGCCGAAGCCCTCGAGAGCCTCGGGGGCACGAACGCCATCGGCCATACGCGTTACTCCACGTCGGGCGAGAGCAACAACGCCAATACACAACCCATCCATATCGAGTGCAAGTTCGGAGAGATTGCGGTCTGCCACAACGGCAATCTCGTCAACGCCCACGTCCTCCGTCACGGTCTGGTCGAGCGCGGATCGATTTTCCGGACGACGAGCGACACCGAGGTCATCCTTCACCTCTATGCCAAATCGCTCCAGCGCGAGCCCACCGACGCCATCGTCGACGCCCTCCGCGGCGTGGAAGGGGCCTTCTCGCTCTTGTTCCTGACCAACGATGCGATCTACGGAGCCCGGGATCCGAGGGGCTTCCGGCCCCTGGTTCTGGGGAAGCTCGACTCGAGCTACGTGCTCTGCTCGGAGACCTGTGCCCTGGATCTCATCGACGCGACGCTGGTCCGCGAGATCGAGCCGGGCGAGCTCGTGCGCATCTCGCCGGACGGAGTCCGGTCCTACCGTCCCTTCCCCCCGGCGCCGGCCTCCCAGTGCATCTTCGAGCACGTCTACTTCGCCCGTCCGGACAGCCACGTATTCGGCCGCGACGTTCATCGCACCCGCATCGCCATGGGTCGAACGCTGGCTCGGGAGGCGCCCGCAGACGCCGACGTCGTCGTTCCCGTTCCCGACTCGGGTGTCGTTGCCGCCATCGGCTACTCGCAGGAATCGGGTCTCCCCATGGAGCTCGGGCTCATCCGAAATCACTATGTCGGACGGACGTTCATCGAGCCCCGACAATCGATACGAAATTTCGGCGTCAAGGTAAAGCTCAACCCCGTGCGCTCGGTCATCGAGAACCGCCGGATCGTGCTCATCGACGACTCGATCGTGCGTGGCACCACGAGCCGGAAGATCGTCGGTTTGGTACGGCAAGCCGGCGCGAAGGAAGTTCACTTCCGCGTCTCGTCACCGCCCACGACGGGCCCGTGCCACTACGGCATCGACACCCCGAAGCACGATGAGTTGATCGCCTCGACGCACACGGTCGAGGAGATCGCTCACTTCATCGGTGCCGATTCGCTGGGCTATCTCTCGCACGAGGGGCTTCTTTCCGCAGTCGAGACGGACCGCGATCGCTACTGCTCCGCCTGTTTCTCGGGAAATTACCCCCTCGCGCTGCCCGAGGAAGGAAAGGACCAGCTCAAGCTCTTCGAGAAAGTGCGGGACTAG
- a CDS encoding CHAT domain-containing tetratricopeptide repeat protein translates to MGLGTHHLGAAVAFLVLTILATSGDSEPIRSRSALLDAAAAHQAHADRDLSVDNRRRAAHHLHRALSLYRDLGRRDLEARVLVELGHLHRVEGRTGLALSFFDRAVSVDVRPGARALVERGKALSELGEHERALSDFHRASRSGLSGGERAAVLYGTAISLDELGRLSEARRAIELSLQASKDVDERFAFYADLLMRMGEIAKAFEVSEQARTGRSVSLRAFQEELLDDDTRLLSYFLGDERSFLWSVTRGTLSAHELPARRSIERLVREARRDLSTPLSRRVIALEKVSRLLLGPVAGLTMKPRLVVVSDGELSALPFAPLPLGSDRIPLVNVLEIVRLPAATLLPELRSRVQRTRFSRTVAVAADPSHGLPAARREAASIEAIAPSGQVEVVYGKQASRDWIARVELGSFRVLHFATHGALGRGIALRDGFLRLDELLERRVAAELVVLSSCDAGLARGFLEAGARRVIASYWAVDDEATAALMKVFYEKLFSGASPATALREAQMMLRRTPRFRSPYYWAGFELRGDWAF, encoded by the coding sequence ATGGGACTCGGGACGCACCATCTGGGCGCCGCCGTGGCGTTCCTGGTCCTCACGATCCTTGCCACCTCGGGCGACTCCGAGCCGATTCGATCGCGGAGCGCGCTGCTCGACGCCGCGGCCGCGCATCAGGCTCACGCGGATCGGGATCTCTCGGTCGATAATCGTCGTCGAGCGGCGCACCATTTGCACCGTGCGCTCTCGCTCTATCGAGATCTCGGACGTCGAGACCTCGAGGCGAGGGTCCTCGTCGAGCTCGGACACTTGCACCGGGTCGAGGGGCGGACGGGACTCGCGCTCTCCTTTTTCGACCGCGCCGTTTCGGTCGACGTCCGGCCGGGCGCCCGCGCCCTCGTCGAGCGGGGCAAAGCCCTTTCCGAGCTCGGTGAGCACGAGCGGGCTCTCAGTGATTTCCACCGGGCGAGCCGGTCGGGTCTCTCTGGGGGCGAACGTGCCGCTGTCCTCTATGGAACCGCTATCTCGCTCGACGAGCTAGGGCGTCTCTCCGAGGCTCGAAGAGCCATCGAGCTCTCGCTCCAAGCCTCGAAGGACGTCGACGAGCGGTTCGCCTTCTACGCCGATCTCTTGATGCGCATGGGTGAGATCGCGAAGGCCTTCGAGGTGAGCGAACAGGCCCGTACGGGTCGGAGCGTGTCGCTTCGCGCCTTCCAGGAAGAATTACTCGACGACGACACGCGCCTGTTGTCCTACTTTCTCGGAGACGAGCGGAGCTTCCTCTGGTCGGTGACCCGAGGCACGCTATCGGCACACGAGCTTCCGGCGCGCCGAAGCATCGAACGGCTGGTGCGGGAAGCGCGACGAGACCTGTCGACCCCGTTGAGCCGGCGAGTGATCGCGCTCGAGAAGGTGTCCCGGCTCCTGCTCGGACCCGTGGCCGGGCTGACGATGAAGCCGCGGCTCGTGGTCGTCTCGGACGGGGAGTTGAGCGCGCTTCCCTTCGCCCCGTTACCCCTCGGCTCCGACCGGATTCCACTCGTCAATGTTCTGGAGATCGTCCGCCTTCCCGCGGCGACGCTTCTCCCCGAGCTTCGTTCCCGGGTCCAGAGAACGCGCTTTTCGAGGACGGTTGCCGTCGCGGCCGATCCGTCCCACGGCTTGCCGGCGGCGCGGCGCGAGGCCGCCAGCATCGAGGCGATCGCGCCGTCGGGACAGGTCGAGGTCGTCTACGGCAAACAGGCCAGCCGGGACTGGATCGCGAGGGTGGAGCTCGGGAGCTTTCGGGTCTTGCATTTCGCCACTCACGGTGCCCTGGGTCGGGGGATCGCTCTTCGAGACGGATTCCTGCGACTCGACGAACTCCTCGAGCGGCGCGTCGCCGCGGAGCTCGTCGTTCTGAGCAGCTGCGATGCGGGTCTCGCACGCGGATTTCTCGAGGCTGGCGCTCGCCGGGTGATCGCGAGCTATTGGGCCGTCGACGACGAGGCGACCGCCGCACTCATGAAGGTTTTCTACGAAAAGCTGTTCTCCGGAGCGTCTCCCGCGACCGCGCTGAGAGAAGCCCAAATGATGCTGAGGCGCACGCCTCGATTCCGCTCACCTTACTACTGGGCTGGATTCGAGCTCCGCGGCGACTGGGCTTTTTAG
- a CDS encoding ABC transporter ATP-binding protein, protein MTNASPSEPRTMIEAQGLTKYYGPFVATENISFSIPEGQIVAFLGANGAGKTTTMKMLTGYLAPSSGSARIAGLDIHRERIAASKKLGYLPENGPLYPDMTPLELLEFFAEARELPPKEAKERIFAVRELCTLGQVMEKPIGKLSRGLRQRVGLAQALLHDPDVLIMDEPTAGLDPNQIRQFRENIKKLGRSKTILISTHILQEVDAVADYVLFVHNGRLVFEGPPSELREDGSLESNFYRLTRDSQELQEEVH, encoded by the coding sequence ATGACCAACGCGTCCCCAAGCGAACCGAGAACGATGATCGAGGCGCAGGGTCTGACGAAGTACTATGGGCCGTTTGTCGCGACGGAGAACATCTCGTTCTCCATCCCCGAAGGACAAATCGTGGCGTTTCTTGGGGCGAATGGTGCCGGAAAGACCACGACGATGAAGATGCTCACCGGCTACCTCGCCCCGTCCAGCGGCTCGGCCAGAATCGCGGGCCTCGACATCCATCGAGAGAGAATCGCTGCATCGAAGAAGCTGGGCTATCTTCCCGAGAACGGGCCACTGTATCCCGACATGACGCCGCTCGAGCTTCTGGAGTTCTTCGCCGAAGCTCGTGAGCTTCCCCCGAAGGAAGCGAAAGAGCGCATCTTCGCGGTTCGCGAGCTCTGCACTCTCGGTCAAGTCATGGAAAAACCGATCGGAAAGCTTTCCCGGGGTCTTCGGCAGCGAGTGGGGCTCGCCCAGGCGTTGCTCCACGATCCCGACGTCCTCATCATGGATGAGCCCACCGCGGGGCTCGACCCGAACCAGATCCGGCAATTCCGGGAGAACATCAAGAAGCTCGGCCGGAGCAAGACGATCCTCATCTCGACTCACATACTCCAGGAAGTCGACGCCGTCGCCGACTACGTTCTCTTCGTTCACAACGGTCGCCTCGTTTTCGAGGGCCCGCCGAGCGAGCTTCGTGAGGACGGCTCTCTCGAGTCGAATTTCTACCGCCTGACTCGAGACAGCCAGGAGCTCCAGGAGGAGGTGCACTGA
- a CDS encoding periplasmic heavy metal sensor, protein MNRNPDEEVRKDDGKNGSRKFRVGVLLSVALGAIVAGTAVISTHAAGWSHVGRGLRGHFGHDPELARERAEFAASWVLSRIDASDEQQERVKAIIGRSADDLAALVDQHRQSREAWVNELSKPTIDRAALEQLRRAEIEMAEAASTRLVEALADAAEALTPEQRAQLIEMAERFHHHR, encoded by the coding sequence ATGAATCGCAATCCTGACGAAGAGGTTCGAAAGGACGACGGAAAGAACGGGTCGAGGAAATTCCGAGTCGGTGTCCTTCTGAGCGTGGCCCTCGGCGCGATCGTGGCCGGGACGGCCGTCATCTCGACCCACGCGGCGGGATGGTCGCACGTCGGACGGGGCCTTCGGGGGCACTTCGGCCACGATCCCGAGCTGGCACGCGAGCGCGCGGAGTTTGCCGCTTCCTGGGTGCTCAGTCGGATCGACGCCAGCGATGAGCAACAGGAGCGAGTCAAGGCCATCATCGGACGCTCGGCCGACGATCTTGCGGCGCTCGTGGATCAGCACCGCCAGAGCCGAGAGGCATGGGTGAACGAGCTATCGAAGCCGACCATCGACCGGGCTGCGCTCGAACAGCTGCGGCGAGCGGAGATAGAGATGGCCGAAGCCGCGAGCACGCGGCTCGTGGAAGCGCTGGCGGATGCGGCCGAAGCGCTCACCCCCGAGCAGCGCGCCCAGCTCATCGAGATGGCGGAGCGCTTTCACCACCACCGGTAG